In the SAR324 cluster bacterium genome, TGTAAACGCTGTTGTTGCGCAATGATTTCTTCGGTTGGAATGTGGCCGATTTCTTCATTATAACTCATGAAGACATAACCCAACACGGTTCCAGGAGCCTTTGCCACCTGCTGTCCCATGAATAAATCTCCATCCAGTTCATATTCATACGACTGTAATTTTTTGAGATAATCCTGACCAGCAAATGTTTGAGAAAGTGGGTTTTTTTCAAATTGTGTCCGAACGTTATGCGCCACATTGACATCCGCGTCATTGGGTTCAGAAAACACAATATCAAAACCAATAGTGCTGGCCTGATAATATTCATTGAGGCTTTGGATCATTAGCCCAATGTACTTTCTGGACCAAGGCCATCTTCCATATTTGTCAATACTGGGACTGTCCACTGCGGCCACTACAATCTGATCACTGTGTTCAATGGTTCCACGTCCTTTTTGAATCAGATCAATCCATTTTTTATCCATCATGTTCAAGAAACTGGTGGTGTCCCCGATGTTCAATAAATATAAGACAATCATTCCGGTTGTCATTATTCCAGAAATTTTATTGGGGGTCATTCTTAAAAATTTTTTAATAAATTTCATAATCTTACAATATTATGGGTTGTGCCAGGAGATTAATTAGTGTTAACGTATCAACAAGTATTTTATTGATTTGACATGAAAGGAGTTGTTATGTCCCAGTTAGAAACAGATCATCGCCCCTGGGGGTATTATGAAGTGTTGTCAGATGAGTCTGACCATAAGGTTAAACGTATAGTAGTTTATCCAGACAAACGGTTGAGTCTTCAGCGACATCAGAAACGTCAGGAACACTGGTTTATTGTTTCCGGCACTGCCACAGTGACAGTTGGTGAATCAGAAATTTTACTGAAAGCCGGTCAATCGGTCAATATTCCAATGGGATCAGCTCATCGTATGACTAATTCCGGAATAGAAAATATGGTATTTATAGAAATTCAGACCGGAAGCTATTTTGGTGAAGATGATATTGAACGACTTCAGGACGATTATGGTCGTAATTAGTCGCTGTCGTGTGATTGAGAAATGGTGTCATTTCCACCAACTGGAGAAATCTTGATTATTGTAAAATCAGTAACTCAAGAAGTTAATGATCCCACACATCCATTATGAATGACACCTAAACACAATTTCGCGATAGAGACTCATTACCAATAATTCTTCATCTATTCCTCAACTACATGGGATAATAAATCATCCATTTTAGAGTTTTTCTCTTTGGATTCCTCCCTTAAAAATCCTGTTAAACCTACCACACTGTAACGCCCTTTTTGTCCTGTTCGGTGGTGGGTTTCAATATATTGATTGGACTCAAGTTCCTTGATCGCATTTACGATACTGCTTTGACTATGGTTTAGTTTTGATGCGAGAACCTTGATAGAAATATCAATATAAGTAAGATTTTCAATAACACTTTTGCAACACAAATAAGAGTATACCTTGTATTCAATGGGATGAATCATCCAATCCTGATTTGCTTCAAGCAAAAGATCAGGCAACTTTTTTTTGTCTATTTTTATGGTCATAATCAGTTTCCTCCCGCATAATGTCCTGAAGTTTAGATCAGTGTGACAGTTTCTTGATGTTATTGATGATATTTTTCACATTGCCTTTGATCTTATCAATGTCTAACTGTCCTCCCGCTTTGAAATAAGGATGTTCATTAGGATTCATTCCCACTCGTTTCATGATTTTTGTGATAAAATCTTTTTCCTTGTCTTCAAAAACACCATCGGCTCCAGCTACAAGCGCAAGAACATCTACAAGCGCGTTTTTCGCATCGTTGGAAGTGACTTCCTGAATCATTTTTTCAACCGAAGATTTTTGTCGTATCAATTTCTGTTCATCATCTGTGACATCAATTGAGTTGAATAATGCGGTCAGGACTTTTTTCTCACTGGGGTGAAGCTCTCCATCAGCTCTGGCCATATGGCTTGCCAACACCAGAATATCCAGATATTGCTCACGGTTTATATCCATAAGGTTCTCCAATTCTTGGCTGTGAATGGCAGGATTTGCTTCCTGCATTTTGAATATTAAAAATAGATGACATTTTTATTGAACACATTCGATCAACTTTGAAAAGATAAAATTCACAGTATTTTCAGCACCCCTATGATTCAATAAAAAACAGTAAGGGCTAATCATTTGGAATCAAAGGTGTCGAAAATTATTTTGCTGGCTTCAAGTCTTTCTGTTAGGATGCGATTTTTTTATCAGAAAGATTCCACTCATCAAAA is a window encoding:
- a CDS encoding phosphomannose isomerase type II C-terminal cupin domain produces the protein MSQLETDHRPWGYYEVLSDESDHKVKRIVVYPDKRLSLQRHQKRQEHWFIVSGTATVTVGESEILLKAGQSVNIPMGSAHRMTNSGIENMVFIEIQTGSYFGEDDIERLQDDYGRN
- a CDS encoding TerB family tellurite resistance protein; amino-acid sequence: MDINREQYLDILVLASHMARADGELHPSEKKVLTALFNSIDVTDDEQKLIRQKSSVEKMIQEVTSNDAKNALVDVLALVAGADGVFEDKEKDFITKIMKRVGMNPNEHPYFKAGGQLDIDKIKGNVKNIINNIKKLSH